The genomic stretch GATAAATTGTTTGAGCGGAATAAGGTGCAAAATTCACTTTTCCGGTTACCCCGTAAGATCCCTTCAGTCTAAACGTATTCACCCATCCCGTTTGCTGCATAAAAGCAAAATTGTGAAAATTGATTCCTACTCCTCCAGACCAAAAAGGAGCAAACTTCCGATCACTACCAAACTCAGACGAACCGTCCGAACGGAAAGCAACATCTAATAACCAAATATTCCTATAAGAATAATTCAGCGTACCAACCACCCCGAACAAACGGGTTTTATTCTGATTAGCAGTAGGTTTAGTAACAATTTCTTGCGCATAATTCGGTGAATGCAAAATACCCGAAGGAAATCCCCGGTAAAAAGCATTCAAAGACTCCGTGTTGGAAGTGCGGATATTAAAACCTACATTCAAATTAATATTATGCTCATTCAAAAAATAATTATATGCTGCAAATACATTAGCATTCCATGATAATTCATCTCCTGATGTCGTGTGTAACTCCCCGGAAGAAACATTACTATTAGACAATGGTCGAGTATTATGTCTGGATTTCGGATCCACGAACTTCTCATGTTCCGAACCGGTTTTAATAACACTAACCTGTCCTTTCAATTGTAAATGAGGCGTTACATACCAGTTCACATTCAAATTATCAACGAACTCCTCTTGCTCCGTCTTGTCAAAACTTTTCAATCCAGCTTCATACAACGGATTAACTGTCGTATTCCCGGTATTGTCGTGCCAAGTAGTTGTTTCCCATAACCATTGACCATATTCATCTTTCATCTCATCATAAGGTAACTTTTTAGTATAATCAGAAAAAATTCCATAAGGTGATTCTTTCGATTTTACCGATGTATAAGAAAAATAATTACGGATTTGAAAATCTCCGATTCGATAATCTACAGAAAGGCCTACACCAGCCCGATCACGAAACGACCCCTTCATAACACCGTCATTATTATTGTAATTCAATTCGACCCCGAAACGCAAATTCTCCGCGCCACTTTCCAAATAAAGACTGTGTTGATGATTAAAAGCCGTTCGTAACGGTTGAGACAACCAATCAGTGTCCACACCACGCAATACATTTGACAACTTAGCATGATACTCCCGGTTCAACAAATCCTGTCCGAAAGCATTCGATCCCTGATACACACCACTTGCCACCTCTGCTTCCAATTTTTCCCGGGCATTCATCAAGTTGTAATCACTAAGATCAGGCATCATAACAGTTCCCGTCATATTATAGGTAATCATGATTTTATTAGGCTTCGGGGCAATCGTCGTGATAACCACCACGCCATTAGCAGCCCGCGAACCGTACATGGCCGTTGCCGCGGCATCTTTCAAAATAGTAACATTCTCTATCCTGTTCGGGTCAAAATCATACAATTTCCGGGCGCTAATCTCAAAACCATCCATAATAAAAAGCGGAAGATTAGGATTATTCTCTAATTGTGATTTACTCAATTGATCCTTATCCAATTCTTTTATTCCCACACCCGAACGTCCCCGGATATACATCTCCGGAATTGCGTTGGGGTCTGATCCCCATTGATTATTCTCTTGAATCCGAAAAGAAGGATCGAAAGTTTGTAAAGCCGCAATCACGTTACTTTTCGACACTTTCAACAAATCTTCACGTTTAATGCTCACCGAATTACCCGTAAAACTTGATTTGCTGATATTACCATACCCGGTAATTACAACATCTTCCAAATTCTCCATCAAATCCTCTAAAACCACCTCTAATTCCTTGTGCTTTTTTACACTTACCTCTTTTTCCTTCTTACCGATAAAAGAAAATACTAAATATTCGGTCTCCGGCATTATTTCCATCTCAAAACGCCCATCCACATCAGTAGCCACCCCCATGTGGGTATTTTTCAAAACTACAGTCGCACCCACCAAGGGGTCACCCTGTTGATCCCTTACAACTCCTCGTACAAGTCGTTTCTTCACCTTCTCTCCTGGGGAAACCTTCTCGTTCTGAAGATAAATCAAGATAACATCATCTTGAA from Butyricimonas virosa encodes the following:
- a CDS encoding SusC/RagA family TonB-linked outer membrane protein, encoding MKKKEQFRCQAKKSIFKKTCLLFVMWSGLLIGNLRAQSVIADNPNVTLQLSNVTLIEFFNKLTEVTGKNFVYSADILEQKGRVSVTVENERLDKVLDRCLKEKGLGYTFQDDVILIYLQNEKVSPGEKVKKRLVRGVVRDQQGDPLVGATVVLKNTHMGVATDVDGRFEMEIMPETEYLVFSFIGKKEKEVSVKKHKELEVVLEDLMENLEDVVITGYGNISKSSFTGNSVSIKREDLLKVSKSNVIAALQTFDPSFRIQENNQWGSDPNAIPEMYIRGRSGVGIKELDKDQLSKSQLENNPNLPLFIMDGFEISARKLYDFDPNRIENVTILKDAAATAMYGSRAANGVVVITTIAPKPNKIMITYNMTGTVMMPDLSDYNLMNAREKLEAEVASGVYQGSNAFGQDLLNREYHAKLSNVLRGVDTDWLSQPLRTAFNHQHSLYLESGAENLRFGVELNYNNNDGVMKGSFRDRAGVGLSVDYRIGDFQIRNYFSYTSVKSKESPYGIFSDYTKKLPYDEMKDEYGQWLWETTTWHDNTGNTTVNPLYEAGLKSFDKTEQEEFVDNLNVNWYVTPHLQLKGQVSVIKTGSEHEKFVDPKSRHNTRPLSNSNVSSGELHTTSGDELSWNANVFAAYNYFLNEHNINLNVGFNIRTSNTESLNAFYRGFPSGILHSPNYAQEIVTKPTANQNKTRLFGVVGTLNYSYRNIWLLDVAFRSDGSSEFGSDRKFAPFWSGGVGINFHNFAFMQQTGWVNTFRLKGSYGVTGKVNFAPYSAQTIYQIQNDEWYKTGYGATLMALGNMSLGWEKTRKLNIGADLELWKGVLQLSASWYKDKTVDLINDVTIPASSGFRTYVDNVGEVVNKGVEINLRGRVYQSRDWMVNVFANLAHNKNEILKVAESLKAYNERVNEYFRENMYNSTSLEPFTQYVEGGSLTSIYAMRSLGIDPATGEELLLTKKGDITTVWNTNEQVIVGNKEPKAQGTLGFNVSFKGFSLYATFLYEFGGQRYNSTLAEKVENVDVYNYNVDKRVLTKRWQKPGDHTKFKALQKSALYSLKTNPTERFVQDYNVLSLNSLTLGYDFKSEMVKKWGLGVLRFEVGANDLFRLSSVKAERGLSYPYARNINFSLSVSL